A window of the Enterobacteriaceae bacterium 4M9 genome harbors these coding sequences:
- a CDS encoding ABC transporter substrate-binding protein, translating into MTGPWKKFTLAAALTLAVAGAQAAEPVKVGSKIDTEGSLLGNIILQVLESYGVKTVNKIQLGTTSVVRSAITAGELDIYPEYTGNGAFFFKEEKSPVWKNAQQGYDTVKTLDAQQNHLVWLTPAPANNTWTIAMRKELAQQGKLTTLADLSRYLKEGGQFKLAASAEFIERTDALPAFEKAYGFKLEQSQLLSLAGGDTAVTLRAAAQQTSGVNAAMAYGTDGPVAALGLVTLSDPKAVQPIYAPTPVVREAVLKAYPQMGDWLKPVFSALDEKTLQQLNASIAVDGLDARKVAGDWLRQKGLLNAER; encoded by the coding sequence ATGACGGGACCGTGGAAAAAATTCACGCTTGCGGCAGCGCTGACGCTGGCGGTGGCAGGTGCACAGGCGGCTGAGCCGGTGAAGGTTGGCTCTAAAATCGACACCGAAGGTTCGCTGCTCGGTAATATTATTTTGCAGGTGCTGGAAAGCTATGGCGTGAAAACCGTCAACAAAATCCAGCTTGGCACCACCTCGGTCGTGCGCAGTGCAATTACTGCCGGTGAGCTGGACATCTACCCGGAATATACCGGCAACGGCGCGTTCTTTTTTAAAGAAGAGAAATCGCCAGTGTGGAAAAACGCGCAGCAGGGCTATGACACGGTAAAAACCCTGGATGCGCAGCAAAATCACCTGGTCTGGCTCACGCCTGCGCCAGCTAACAACACCTGGACTATTGCGATGCGTAAGGAGCTGGCGCAGCAGGGCAAGCTGACCACCCTTGCCGACTTGAGCCGTTACCTGAAAGAGGGCGGTCAGTTTAAGCTTGCAGCATCGGCGGAGTTTATCGAGCGCACCGATGCGCTGCCCGCGTTTGAAAAAGCCTACGGTTTTAAACTGGAGCAATCCCAGCTTCTGTCGCTGGCGGGCGGTGATACTGCGGTAACGCTGCGTGCCGCTGCGCAGCAGACCTCCGGCGTCAATGCCGCAATGGCTTATGGCACCGACGGCCCGGTGGCGGCACTGGGGCTGGTGACGCTGAGTGACCCAAAGGCGGTACAGCCGATTTACGCGCCTACACCGGTGGTGCGTGAGGCCGTACTTAAGGCATATCCACAAATGGGCGACTGGCTGAAGCCGGTTTTCAGCGCACTGGATGAAAAAACCTTACAGCAGCTTAACGCCAGCATTGCCGTGGATGGGCTGGATGCGCGTAAAGTGGCAGGCGACTGGCTCAGGCAAAAAGGTCTTCTCAACGCGGAGCGATAA
- a CDS encoding ABC transporter permease has protein sequence MALAAGLPFLSHAPNRLLSGEPVSLPALLGAAFWLLLIPFLLLLTLAFIPYPRASSIVTLVISQGLLVVLLLLLARSANALAADASPAARTSPGSGLWLLVSLCLLLCSDAAGRLTRRGTWRWLLQAQVWVIPLLLLAHGQFANLSLLKEYANRQDVFDDALGRHLLLLGATLLPALLIGVPLGVWSYRRAALRGPLFTVLNIIQTVPAVALFGLLIAPLADLGRWLSGLGVTGISGTGLTPALLALVLYALLPLVRSVVAGLEQVPAEVRESARGMGMSAWQIFFQVEVPLALPVLLRGLKVVAVQTFGLAVVAALIGAGGFGALVFQGLLSSALDLVLLGVIPVIALAVLADALFNLLIVGLEAANHD, from the coding sequence ATGGCGCTGGCGGCGGGACTGCCGTTCCTCAGCCATGCGCCTAACCGGCTGCTTTCCGGCGAGCCGGTTTCCTTGCCTGCGCTACTGGGCGCGGCATTCTGGCTGTTGCTCATTCCTTTTCTTCTTCTGCTCACACTGGCGTTTATTCCGTATCCACGGGCATCGTCCATCGTCACGCTGGTGATAAGCCAGGGGTTGCTGGTAGTGCTGTTGTTACTGCTGGCGCGCAGTGCTAACGCGCTTGCCGCAGACGCCAGCCCGGCTGCGCGCACCTCGCCGGGCAGCGGGCTGTGGTTGTTAGTGTCTTTATGCCTGCTGTTGTGCAGTGATGCGGCAGGGCGGCTTACCCGGCGCGGCACCTGGCGCTGGTTGTTGCAGGCGCAGGTGTGGGTTATCCCGCTACTGCTGCTGGCACACGGGCAGTTTGCCAACCTTTCCCTTCTTAAAGAATATGCCAACCGACAAGACGTATTTGACGATGCGCTGGGCCGACATTTGCTGCTGCTTGGCGCGACGCTGCTGCCTGCGCTGCTCATTGGCGTGCCGCTGGGCGTGTGGAGCTATCGCCGTGCTGCGCTGCGTGGCCCGCTCTTTACCGTACTGAATATTATTCAGACAGTGCCTGCCGTGGCGCTGTTTGGTTTGCTGATAGCGCCGCTGGCTGACCTTGGGCGCTGGTTGTCCGGGCTGGGTGTGACGGGGATCAGCGGTACCGGGTTGACGCCTGCGCTGCTGGCGCTGGTGCTGTATGCCCTGTTACCGCTGGTCAGAAGCGTGGTGGCGGGGCTGGAGCAGGTGCCCGCGGAGGTACGCGAAAGCGCGCGCGGTATGGGCATGTCGGCGTGGCAAATCTTTTTTCAGGTGGAAGTGCCGCTGGCGCTACCGGTACTGCTGCGTGGCCTGAAGGTGGTGGCGGTACAGACGTTCGGCCTGGCGGTCGTGGCGGCGCTAATTGGTGCAGGCGGCTTTGGCGCACTGGTGTTTCAGGGGCTGCTCAGTAGCGCGCTGGATCTGGTGCTGCTGGGGGTTATCCCGGTTATCGCGCTGGCGGTACTGGCAGATGCGCTGTTTAACCTGCTGATTGTCGGGCTGGAGGCGGCAAATCATGATTGA
- a CDS encoding ABC transporter ATP-binding protein has protein sequence MIEFIGVSKYYQGRAAVDGLSLNCPQGAFTVLVGTSGSGKSTTLKMINRLVEHDAGQIRFAGRDINETDPRQLRQRIGYAIQSVGLFPHWTVARNIATVPQLLHWPKQKINARVDELLDLLGLEPALFRERYPHQLSGGQQQRVGVARALAADPEVLLMDEPFGALDPVTRTAMQQEIRRIHQLQGRTIVLVTHDVDEALRLADRVVLMDGGKVIQQGTPHELLSQPASPFVRAFFGSHEPGVRLLSLHTVAQRMRSGERCRGESVPHDLTLREALSRFVESGVTTLGVTDATGQPCGVLHFNDLVETS, from the coding sequence ATGATTGAATTTATTGGCGTCAGTAAATATTACCAGGGACGCGCGGCGGTAGATGGACTGTCGCTGAACTGTCCGCAAGGGGCATTTACCGTGCTGGTGGGCACGTCCGGTTCAGGAAAGTCCACCACGCTCAAGATGATAAACCGGCTGGTGGAGCACGACGCCGGGCAGATTCGCTTTGCCGGGCGTGATATCAACGAAACTGACCCGCGCCAGTTGCGCCAGCGTATTGGTTATGCCATTCAGTCCGTGGGGCTGTTCCCACACTGGACGGTGGCGCGCAACATTGCCACCGTACCGCAGTTGCTGCACTGGCCGAAGCAAAAAATCAACGCGCGGGTAGACGAGCTTCTGGATTTGCTGGGGCTGGAGCCTGCGCTTTTTCGCGAGCGCTATCCGCACCAGCTTTCAGGTGGGCAACAGCAGCGGGTGGGCGTGGCGCGGGCGCTGGCCGCAGACCCTGAAGTGTTGTTGATGGATGAGCCGTTTGGTGCGCTCGACCCGGTAACGCGCACGGCAATGCAGCAGGAAATTCGCCGCATTCACCAATTGCAGGGGCGCACCATTGTGCTGGTCACGCACGATGTGGATGAAGCGCTGCGGCTGGCCGACCGCGTGGTGCTGATGGACGGCGGCAAGGTAATACAGCAGGGCACGCCGCATGAACTTCTCAGCCAGCCTGCCAGTCCGTTTGTGCGCGCGTTTTTTGGCAGCCACGAGCCTGGCGTGCGGTTGCTGTCGCTGCACACAGTGGCGCAGCGTATGCGCTCTGGGGAGCGCTGTCGCGGTGAGTCGGTGCCTCATGATTTAACGCTGCGCGAGGCGCTGTCACGTTTTGTGGAGTCTGGCGTGACCACACTTGGCGTCACCGATGCCACCGGCCAGCCCTGCGGCGTGCTGCATTTCAATGACCTGGTTGAAACGTCGTGA
- a CDS encoding ABC transporter permease, with amino-acid sequence MVMLRSSLFWLLALFIALLMALPHSEALWARWFPALDRPLYQQDSFAALALVHLLLVLASSLLAAVIGISVGIAVTRPGGREFRPLAETLAAVGQTFPPVAVLAIAVPVLGFGQTPALIALVLYGLLPILQGTLAGMAAVPADAREVANGVGMSHWQRLWQVELPLAAPVMLAGLRTSVIINIGTAAIASTVGVRSLGTPIIIGLSGFNTAWVIQGAVTVALMAIVVDSAFAHLQRRFTPYAR; translated from the coding sequence ATGGTCATGTTACGCTCATCGTTATTCTGGTTGCTGGCGCTGTTTATTGCATTGCTGATGGCGCTGCCGCACAGCGAAGCACTGTGGGCCAGGTGGTTTCCAGCGCTTGACCGGCCGCTCTATCAACAGGACAGCTTTGCCGCGCTGGCGTTGGTGCATCTGCTGCTGGTGCTGGCCTCCAGCCTGCTGGCGGCGGTTATCGGCATTAGCGTGGGGATTGCCGTAACGCGCCCTGGCGGGCGCGAGTTTCGCCCGCTGGCGGAAACCCTGGCTGCGGTGGGGCAGACGTTTCCTCCCGTTGCTGTGCTGGCGATTGCGGTACCGGTGCTGGGGTTTGGGCAAACCCCTGCGCTGATTGCGCTGGTGCTGTATGGGTTATTGCCGATATTACAGGGTACCCTCGCAGGAATGGCGGCAGTGCCAGCGGATGCCCGCGAGGTGGCAAACGGCGTAGGGATGAGCCACTGGCAGCGACTGTGGCAGGTGGAATTGCCGCTTGCCGCACCGGTAATGCTGGCAGGTCTCAGAACATCGGTGATTATTAATATTGGCACGGCAGCGATTGCCTCGACCGTGGGCGTACGCTCGCTTGGCACGCCAATTATTATCGGCCTGAGTGGGTTTAATACCGCGTGGGTTATTCAGGGAGCGGTGACGGTCGCGCTGATGGCCATTGTGGTTGACAGCGCTTTTGCGCATTTACAGCGTCGCTTTACCCCATACGCACGATAA
- the metG gene encoding methionine--tRNA ligase, whose protein sequence is MAHVAKKILVTCALPYANGSIHLGHMLEHIQADVWVRYQRMRGHNVNFICADDAHGTPIMLKAQQLGITPEQMIGEMSQEHQTDFAGFDISYDNYHSTHSEENRELSELIYTRLKENGFIKNRTISQLYDPEKGMFLPDRFVKGTCPKCKSPDQYGDNCEVCGATYSPTELIDPKSVVSGATPVMRESEHFFFDLPSFSEMLKAWTRSGALQEQVANKMQEWFDAGLQQWDISRDAPYFGFEIPNAPGKYFYVWLDAPIGYMGSFKNLCDKRDDLNFDEWWKKDSDAELYHFIGKDIVYFHSLFWPAMLEGSGYRKPTNLFVHGYVTVNGAKMSKSRGTFIKASTWLKHFDADSLRYYYTAKLSPRIDDIDLNLEDFVQRVNADIVNKVVNLASRNAGFIAKRFDGELAAELADPALYQTFTDAAKSIGDAWESREFGRAVREIMALADLANRYVDEQAPWVVAKEEGRDADLQAICSMGINLFRVLMTWLKPVLPSLAERTETFLNTTLTWDGIAQPLLSHKVNTFKALYNRIDMKQVEALVEASKEEVKATAAQPVSGPLADEPIAETITFDDFAKVDMRIALIENAEFVDGSDKLLRLTLDLGGEKRNVFSGIRSAYPDPQALIGRLTVMVANLAPRKMRFGMSEGMVMAAGPGGKDIFLLSPDSGAQPGQRVS, encoded by the coding sequence ATGGCTCACGTCGCGAAGAAAATACTGGTTACCTGCGCCCTTCCCTATGCGAATGGCTCCATTCATCTCGGCCACATGCTGGAGCATATCCAGGCGGATGTCTGGGTTCGGTATCAGCGAATGCGCGGCCACAACGTCAACTTCATCTGCGCCGACGATGCCCACGGCACGCCGATTATGCTTAAAGCACAGCAGCTTGGCATCACGCCAGAGCAGATGATTGGTGAAATGAGCCAGGAACATCAGACCGATTTTGCCGGTTTTGATATCAGCTATGACAACTATCACTCCACGCACAGCGAGGAGAACCGCGAGCTGTCTGAGCTTATCTACACGCGCCTGAAAGAAAACGGCTTTATCAAAAACCGCACCATCTCCCAGCTTTACGATCCGGAAAAAGGCATGTTCCTGCCGGACCGTTTTGTGAAAGGCACCTGCCCGAAATGTAAATCCCCGGACCAGTACGGCGACAACTGCGAAGTGTGTGGCGCAACCTACAGCCCAACTGAGCTGATTGACCCGAAATCCGTGGTGTCTGGCGCCACCCCGGTGATGCGCGAATCCGAGCACTTCTTCTTTGACCTGCCGTCGTTTAGCGAAATGCTGAAAGCCTGGACGCGCTCTGGTGCGCTGCAGGAGCAGGTTGCGAACAAAATGCAGGAGTGGTTCGACGCCGGTTTGCAGCAGTGGGATATCTCCCGCGACGCGCCGTACTTCGGTTTTGAAATCCCGAACGCGCCGGGCAAATACTTCTACGTCTGGCTGGACGCGCCGATTGGCTACATGGGTTCGTTCAAAAACCTGTGCGACAAGCGCGACGACCTGAACTTTGACGAGTGGTGGAAAAAAGATTCTGACGCCGAGCTGTATCACTTTATCGGCAAAGACATCGTGTACTTCCACAGCCTGTTCTGGCCGGCCATGCTGGAAGGCAGCGGCTACCGCAAGCCGACCAACCTGTTCGTACATGGCTACGTAACGGTAAACGGCGCCAAGATGTCAAAATCCCGCGGCACCTTCATCAAAGCCAGCACCTGGCTTAAGCATTTTGATGCTGACAGTCTGCGTTACTACTACACCGCCAAACTGTCACCGCGCATCGACGATATCGACCTTAACCTCGAAGACTTCGTGCAGCGCGTGAACGCCGATATCGTCAACAAAGTGGTTAACCTGGCCTCCCGTAACGCGGGCTTCATTGCCAAACGTTTTGATGGCGAACTCGCCGCAGAGCTTGCTGACCCGGCGCTGTACCAGACCTTTACCGACGCGGCAAAAAGCATTGGCGATGCGTGGGAGAGCCGTGAATTTGGCCGCGCGGTGCGTGAAATCATGGCGCTGGCTGACCTCGCTAACCGTTATGTGGACGAACAAGCGCCGTGGGTGGTCGCGAAAGAAGAAGGCCGTGACGCTGACCTTCAGGCTATCTGCTCTATGGGCATCAACCTGTTCCGCGTGCTGATGACCTGGCTTAAGCCGGTACTGCCTTCGCTTGCCGAACGCACCGAAACGTTCCTCAATACCACCCTGACCTGGGACGGTATTGCCCAGCCGCTGCTGAGTCACAAGGTCAATACCTTCAAGGCGCTGTATAACCGTATCGACATGAAGCAGGTCGAAGCACTGGTTGAGGCATCAAAAGAAGAAGTGAAGGCCACCGCAGCACAGCCAGTGAGCGGCCCGCTTGCCGATGAACCGATTGCTGAGACCATCACCTTTGACGACTTCGCCAAAGTGGATATGCGCATTGCACTCATTGAAAACGCTGAGTTTGTGGACGGCTCCGACAAGCTGCTGCGCCTGACGCTCGATCTCGGCGGCGAGAAGCGCAACGTGTTCTCCGGCATCCGCTCCGCGTATCCGGACCCGCAGGCGCTGATTGGTCGCCTGACGGTGATGGTCGCGAACCTGGCGCCGCGTAAAATGCGCTTTGGCATGTCTGAAGGCATGGTAATGGCAGCCGGCCCTGGCGGGAAAGATATCTTCCTGTTAAGCCCGGACAGCGGCGCACAGCCAGGCCAGCGCGTCAGCTAA
- the apbC gene encoding iron-sulfur cluster carrier protein ApbC — protein MNSQSPSRSPEALRATVAGTLVNFQHPTLTHNLTALKALHHVAWLDETVHIELQMPFAWKSAFEELKEQCSADLLRLTGAKAIDWKLSHNIATLKRVKDQAGINGVKNIIAVSSGKGGVGKSSTAVNLALALAAEGAKVGILDADIYGPSIPTMLGAEGERPTSPDGTHMAPILAHGLATNSIGYLVTDDNAMVWRGPMASKALMQMLQETLWPELDYLVLDMPPGTGDIQLTLAQNIPVTGAVVVTTPQDVALLDAKKGIVMFRKVDVPVLGIVENMSMHICSNCGHHEPIFGTGGAEKLAATYHTALLGQMPLHITLREDLDRGQPTVVSRPDSEFTAMYRQLAGRVAAQLYWQGEVIPGEIAFRAL, from the coding sequence ATGAACTCGCAATCCCCGTCCAGATCCCCGGAAGCCCTGCGCGCCACGGTTGCCGGGACGCTGGTCAATTTTCAGCACCCAACGTTAACGCATAACCTCACCGCCCTGAAAGCGCTGCATCACGTTGCCTGGCTTGATGAGACCGTGCACATTGAATTGCAAATGCCGTTTGCCTGGAAGAGCGCGTTTGAAGAACTTAAAGAGCAGTGCAGCGCGGATTTGCTGCGCCTGACTGGCGCAAAAGCCATTGACTGGAAGCTCAGCCACAACATCGCCACGCTCAAGCGCGTGAAGGATCAAGCTGGCATCAATGGCGTGAAGAACATCATTGCCGTCAGTTCCGGCAAGGGCGGTGTGGGTAAATCTTCCACCGCCGTGAACCTGGCGCTGGCGCTGGCCGCGGAAGGGGCAAAGGTCGGTATTCTGGATGCCGATATCTACGGTCCCTCTATCCCGACGATGCTTGGCGCCGAAGGCGAGCGCCCAACCTCGCCGGATGGCACCCACATGGCCCCGATTCTGGCCCATGGGTTGGCCACTAACTCCATTGGCTATCTCGTGACCGACGATAACGCCATGGTCTGGCGTGGGCCGATGGCGAGCAAAGCGCTGATGCAAATGTTGCAGGAAACCCTGTGGCCGGAGCTGGACTATCTGGTGCTCGACATGCCGCCAGGTACCGGTGACATTCAGCTGACGCTGGCGCAGAACATTCCGGTGACCGGTGCGGTGGTGGTGACCACGCCGCAGGATGTGGCGCTGCTGGATGCCAAAAAAGGCATCGTGATGTTCCGCAAAGTTGACGTGCCGGTACTGGGCATTGTTGAGAATATGAGCATGCATATTTGCAGCAACTGCGGCCACCATGAGCCGATTTTCGGCACCGGCGGCGCTGAGAAGCTGGCGGCGACATACCACACTGCGCTACTGGGGCAGATGCCGCTGCACATTACCTTGCGTGAAGATCTCGACCGTGGGCAGCCGACGGTAGTAAGCCGCCCGGACAGCGAATTTACCGCCATGTACCGCCAGCTTGCAGGCCGCGTTGCCGCGCAGCTTTACTGGCAGGGCGAGGTCATTCCGGGGGAGATTGCGTTTCGCGCGCTGTGA
- a CDS encoding DUF1198 domain-containing protein produces the protein MIWLMLLTLVVVFIVGFRVLTSDSRRAVKRLSERLAITPVAVESMMDQMGKVASSEFLALLARPGETALAHGAQTLLIWQLFIIDVSDSNLVTWHRILQRARLASPLSDAQIRLAFSLLREMEPEMDEMKAFQQRYNAFYAEHAPQPRLAAANDGDLLH, from the coding sequence ATGATTTGGTTGATGCTGTTGACGCTGGTGGTGGTGTTTATTGTTGGTTTTCGCGTGCTGACCTCGGACTCGCGCCGTGCGGTCAAGCGCCTGAGCGAAAGGCTGGCGATTACGCCGGTGGCGGTGGAATCAATGATGGACCAGATGGGGAAGGTCGCCAGCAGTGAATTTCTTGCACTGCTTGCCCGCCCGGGCGAAACCGCGCTTGCGCACGGTGCGCAGACATTGCTCATCTGGCAACTCTTCATCATTGACGTCAGCGACAGCAATCTGGTGACCTGGCACCGCATTCTCCAGCGTGCGCGACTGGCCTCGCCGTTGAGTGACGCTCAGATTCGCCTTGCGTTCAGCTTGCTGCGTGAGATGGAGCCAGAAATGGATGAAATGAAGGCGTTTCAGCAACGTTATAACGCGTTTTACGCCGAACATGCCCCCCAGCCGCGGTTGGCTGCTGCTAACGATGGCGATTTACTGCACTAA
- a CDS encoding amidohydrolase, with protein MKNELTAQIDTVFDDVVAWRRHIHANPDLSFHEKPTADYVAQALCAIEGIEISRPVENSVIAVLKGEYAGPTWALRADIDALPLQEKSGESFTSQKSGVMHACGHDAHTAMLMGAVKILAGFRHRLHGAVKFIFQPAEEVPPGGAKDLIELGVIDDVERIFALHVYPDLPSGKLMLKEGPYVASSDNFDITINGKGGHGSTPHQSIDPIVIGAEVVSTLQTIVSRSTNPLHTPVVTVATFRAGDSYNVIPDSAHLAGTVRTHDNEVRKNVPALFARILDGVTRAHGASFEITWQRGYTVGINHPDACRLAREKVAEFFPQGTLQESQYPIFSSEDFSSYQERVPGCFMFVGTGNPNIGAVWSVHNPHFVLDEAAMKNGIRAHLAIISSLME; from the coding sequence ATGAAAAATGAACTGACAGCGCAGATTGATACCGTATTTGATGACGTCGTCGCCTGGCGTCGCCATATCCACGCGAACCCGGATCTCTCTTTTCACGAGAAACCGACCGCCGACTATGTCGCCCAGGCGCTCTGTGCTATTGAGGGTATCGAGATTTCCCGCCCGGTGGAAAACAGCGTCATTGCCGTGCTGAAAGGTGAATACGCCGGCCCGACGTGGGCGCTGCGCGCAGATATTGACGCCCTGCCGCTACAGGAAAAAAGCGGTGAGAGTTTTACCTCGCAAAAAAGCGGTGTGATGCACGCGTGCGGCCACGATGCCCACACGGCCATGCTGATGGGTGCAGTTAAAATTCTCGCGGGCTTTCGCCATCGCCTGCATGGCGCGGTGAAATTTATCTTCCAGCCCGCAGAAGAAGTGCCGCCGGGTGGAGCAAAGGATTTGATTGAGCTTGGCGTGATTGACGATGTGGAGCGCATCTTTGCGCTGCACGTCTACCCGGATTTACCGTCTGGCAAACTGATGCTCAAAGAAGGTCCGTACGTCGCCTCCAGTGATAACTTTGATATCACCATTAACGGCAAAGGCGGCCACGGCTCCACGCCGCACCAGTCCATTGACCCGATTGTGATTGGCGCTGAAGTGGTGTCCACACTGCAAACCATTGTTTCGCGCAGCACCAATCCGCTACACACGCCAGTGGTCACAGTCGCCACCTTCCGCGCGGGCGACAGCTACAACGTTATCCCCGACAGCGCGCACCTGGCAGGTACGGTGCGCACCCACGATAACGAAGTGCGTAAAAATGTTCCGGCGCTGTTTGCGCGCATTCTTGATGGCGTGACCCGCGCCCACGGCGCGAGTTTTGAGATTACCTGGCAGCGTGGTTACACGGTTGGCATCAACCACCCGGATGCCTGCCGCCTGGCGCGCGAGAAAGTGGCAGAATTTTTCCCACAAGGGACGCTACAGGAGAGCCAATACCCCATTTTCAGCAGCGAGGACTTTTCGTCCTACCAGGAAAGGGTGCCAGGCTGTTTTATGTTTGTCGGCACCGGCAACCCGAACATTGGCGCAGTGTGGAGCGTACATAATCCGCACTTTGTGCTGGATGAAGCGGCAATGAAAAACGGCATTCGTGCCCACCTGGCGATCATCAGTTCACTGATGGAATAA
- a CDS encoding MFS transporter: protein MSKRLQMIGLLLFGYTIVFIDKTVIGFALLPIEKEFDLSPQQLGYLTGLFFLTYSCFQIPAGWLNDRIGYKKMLIMSLVLLGVFALCFGLLGASLGLLLLFRALSGIGHAGYPASCAKAVVSNFQPAQRTFAQSILLSSAGLAMTIGPVLAVWALSQFGWRHSFITLGVVACLVALLIVVMIPGQTISRTSIQAAKQQGVFKNKALLLMFLSIFCVNIPNYGMMAWLPKFLVQHMDMPVSISGYIIAFGGFGIWLSSLATGWLVGKYFDGKEARVIMTCAAIGAVCILAIYYMTSPLSAALFLFVGQVCLMATFVTVFTLPMKRLPENIMGSAMGFINTGGTLGGFVSPIVIGYLVNATGSFHSAFIFLSVAMLCAGLAILPLYARTAATPRAAI from the coding sequence ATGAGCAAAAGATTGCAGATGATTGGGTTGCTGCTGTTTGGCTATACCATTGTATTTATCGACAAGACGGTCATCGGTTTCGCGCTGCTGCCCATCGAAAAGGAATTTGATCTCTCCCCGCAACAGCTGGGCTACCTTACCGGGTTGTTTTTCCTCACCTATTCCTGTTTCCAGATCCCCGCCGGTTGGCTGAATGACCGCATCGGTTATAAAAAGATGCTGATAATGTCGCTGGTGCTGCTCGGCGTGTTCGCGCTGTGCTTTGGCCTGCTGGGTGCAAGCCTGGGTTTGCTGCTGCTGTTTCGTGCGCTCTCCGGCATTGGTCACGCAGGCTATCCCGCGTCCTGTGCTAAAGCGGTGGTCAGTAACTTCCAGCCCGCACAGCGCACGTTTGCTCAGTCGATTTTGCTGTCCTCTGCCGGGCTTGCGATGACAATCGGTCCGGTACTGGCCGTGTGGGCATTGAGCCAGTTTGGCTGGCGTCATTCGTTTATCACACTGGGCGTTGTGGCCTGTCTGGTGGCACTGCTGATTGTGGTGATGATTCCCGGCCAGACTATCAGCCGCACCAGCATCCAGGCGGCAAAACAGCAGGGAGTGTTTAAAAACAAAGCCCTGTTACTGATGTTTTTATCCATCTTTTGCGTCAATATTCCCAACTACGGCATGATGGCCTGGCTACCGAAATTTCTGGTGCAGCATATGGATATGCCGGTCAGTATCTCCGGCTATATCATCGCGTTTGGCGGCTTTGGCATCTGGCTGTCGTCACTGGCGACCGGCTGGCTGGTGGGGAAATACTTTGACGGCAAAGAAGCGCGCGTCATCATGACCTGTGCGGCCATTGGCGCTGTGTGCATTCTCGCAATTTACTATATGACATCGCCGCTTAGCGCCGCGCTGTTCCTGTTTGTCGGCCAGGTGTGCCTGATGGCAACCTTCGTCACCGTGTTCACGCTGCCGATGAAGCGCCTGCCGGAGAACATTATGGGTTCAGCGATGGGTTTTATTAATACCGGCGGCACGCTGGGCGGGTTTGTCTCCCCTATCGTCATTGGTTATCTGGTTAACGCCACCGGCTCTTTCCATTCGGCGTTTATTTTCTTGTCCGTGGCGATGCTCTGCGCAGGGCTTGCTATCCTGCCGTTATACGCCAGGACAGCCGCCACCCCGCGGGCAGCAATTTAA
- a CDS encoding LysR family transcriptional regulator — translation MNRLPKTRQLQVFRQILRSGSIRAAARELGLAQPTVSRTIRDLEQTLGAQLFLRDSDGTRLTEAGEAFSQRAQLILEELLRASHEVEQINNYSHGVLNMGFSSLMLMTVLPTVTDAFLVRSPHVQMTVKEGQLSALLPMIRSGELDFAVGTIEPSSLVDDLITEPLMTASFSILCRRGHPLEQAQTLEQLGKAKWLLPESTMGYYRRLMVDFQAIYTRLPNLIRTDSLICALNMMLHADYLTVVASGTCDSAILSDRFTVIPINNVPSASYYIVWSEKMLLTAPAKLFIELLKKEVRRTQW, via the coding sequence ATGAACAGGCTGCCAAAAACGCGCCAGTTACAGGTGTTTCGCCAGATTTTACGAAGCGGCAGCATCCGCGCTGCTGCCAGGGAACTGGGGCTGGCGCAGCCGACAGTGAGCCGCACGATACGTGATCTTGAGCAAACTCTGGGGGCGCAGCTTTTTTTGCGCGACAGTGACGGCACACGCTTAACTGAGGCCGGGGAGGCATTTTCCCAGCGCGCACAGTTGATTCTTGAAGAGTTGCTGCGCGCCAGTCATGAGGTTGAGCAGATAAACAACTACTCCCACGGCGTGCTGAATATGGGTTTTTCATCGCTGATGTTAATGACCGTGCTGCCAACGGTGACCGACGCTTTTCTGGTGCGCAGTCCGCACGTACAGATGACGGTAAAAGAGGGCCAGCTCTCTGCGCTGCTGCCAATGATTCGCAGCGGCGAACTGGATTTTGCCGTGGGCACCATTGAGCCCTCGTCGCTGGTAGATGACTTGATTACCGAGCCACTGATGACGGCCTCATTTTCCATTCTCTGCCGCCGTGGGCATCCGCTGGAACAGGCGCAAACGCTGGAGCAGCTTGGTAAAGCAAAGTGGCTGCTGCCGGAATCGACGATGGGTTATTACCGACGCCTGATGGTAGATTTTCAGGCCATCTATACCCGGCTGCCAAACCTGATTCGCACCGACTCGCTGATTTGCGCGCTCAATATGATGCTGCATGCCGACTACCTGACGGTGGTTGCCTCCGGCACCTGCGATTCGGCAATCCTCAGTGACCGCTTTACGGTTATCCCAATTAACAACGTGCCTTCAGCCAGCTACTACATCGTCTGGTCGGAGAAAATGCTGCTTACAGCACCTGCCAAACTGTTCATTGAGTTGTTGAAAAAGGAGGTAAGGCGAACTCAGTGGTGA